A stretch of the Thunnus thynnus chromosome 7, fThuThy2.1, whole genome shotgun sequence genome encodes the following:
- the socs9 gene encoding suppressor of cytokine signaling 9 codes for MSLPKDSGNRGKDRERGARPKVRQSRSEERRDAGGGRKGGKGKKKGLSSHEPASERPVSDGFEYGELLSDLENRDQSSSSPLKENWRWQGGEVAASLLGQELATARPVLGTINSATELSAPSEGEARGSSSSRTLRQKIQDAMGQCFPIKTHSAAAPPPPPQALSSSSAACASSRRKIHLSELMLDDCPFPVGSELAQKWYLIKQHTAPITQPPVLDSEVVCSAPTSAMAAVVEDVDDRLRERRRISIEQGVEPPPNAEIHTFEVTAQINPLYKHGPKLAHGMNELAGADRASAQQQQQLLLQRQQQHQLLLQSCLDTLDEVVASASASASVHSCDTISDPPVDPEVTATNMPSRAVPPQTEHQKSHDGYRIHTQIDYIHCLVPDLLQITNLPCYWGVMDRYEAETLLEGKPEGTFLLRDSAQEDYLFSVSFRRYGRSLHARIEQWNHNFSFDVHDPSVFHAPTVTGLLEHYKDPNSCMFFEPLLSNPIHRMQPFSLQHICRAVISSCTTYDGINILPIPNALKKHLKEYHYKQRVRVRRMDTWWE; via the coding sequence ATGTCATTACCGAAGGATTCGGGGAACCGAGGGAAAGATCGAGAGAGGGGAGCCCGCCCCAAGGTCAGACAGAGTCGGTCAGAGGAGAGACGAGATGCAGGTGGTGGACGGAAAGGTgggaaagggaagaaaaaaggcCTTTCCTCCCATGAACCTGCCTCTGAGCGGCCTGTCAGTGATGGCTTTGAGTATGGTGAGCTTCTGAGTGACCTCGAGAACAGGGACcaatcctcctcctctcctcttaaAGAGAATTGGCGATGGCAGGGTGGGGAAGTTGCTGCCTCATTACTTGGACAAGAACTAGCAACAGCAAGGCCAGTACTGGGAACTATTAACTCTGCCACAGAATTATCTGCACCCAGTGAGGGTGAGGCCAGAGGGTCAAGCAGCAGTCGCACTCTCCGGCAAAAAATCCAAGATGCAATGGGGCAGTGTTTCCCAATAAAGACACACAGTGCGGcggcaccaccaccacctccgcAGGctctttcatcatcatcagctgccTGCGCCTCCTCGAGGCGTAAGATCCATCTCAGTGAGTTGATGTTGGATGACTGCCCTTTCCCTGTGGGGTCAGAGCTGGCTCAGAAGTGGTATCTCATTAAGCAACACACGGCCCCGATCACCCAGCCTCCCGTGCTTGACTCTGAAGTAGTATGCAGTGCCCCGACTTCAGCTATGGCTGCTGTGGTGGAGGATGTAGATGACAGGTTGCGAGAGCGCAGGCGCATTAGCATCGAACAAGGGGTTGAGCCACCACCTAATGCAGAGATCCACACATTCGAGGTGACGGCCCAAATTAACCCTCTCTACAAGCATGGGCCTAAACTGGCTCATGGTATGAATGAGTTGGCGGGGGCGGACAGAGCCTCTgctcagcagcaacagcagcttctTCTCCAAAGACAACAGCAGCACCAACTCCTACTACAGAGCTGTCTGGACACTCTGGATGAGGTGGTGGCCTCCGCATCAGCGTCAGCCTCTGTTCACTCCTGCGACACTATCTCCGACCCTCCGGTTGACCCAGAGGTTACAGCGACCAACATGCCCTCCAGAGCTGTACCTCCTCAGACTGAGCATCAGAAATCTCACGACGGCTACCGCATTCACACCCAGATCGATTACATTCACTGTTTAGTTCCAGACCTGCTGCAGATCACCAACCTCCCGTGTTACTGGGGGGTTATGGACCGCTACGAGGCAGAGACCCTGCTAGAGGGAAAACCTGAAGGAACCTTCCTCCTGCGCGACTCTGCCCAGGAAGACTACCTCTTTTCTGTTAGTTTCCGCCGTTACGGCCGTTCGCTACATGCTCGCATTGAACAGTGGAACCACAATTTTAGCTTCGACGTGCATGACCCCAGCGTCTTCCATGCTCCCACAGTTACGGGTTTACTGGAACACTACAAAGACCCCAACTCCTGCATGTTCTTCGAGCCCTTGCTGTCCAACCCCATCCATCGCATGCAGCCCTTTAGCCTGCAGCACATCTGCCGAGCGGTCATCAGCAGCTGCACCACCTATGACGGCATAAACATTCTTCCCATTCCAAATGCTTTGAAAAAGCACCTGAAAGAATACCACTATAAGCAGAGAGTACGTGTTCGGCGAATGGATACATGGTGGGAatga